The Humulus lupulus chromosome 7, drHumLupu1.1, whole genome shotgun sequence region ACTTAACATAAATATGGGAATTTTAACTAAACTTTAAATATATAtggacaaaaaaataattaagccAAATATGGTAATACacggttaatacaaaaatataaatatggaattccCATAAACTAACCAACCAAATTCCCATAATTTTCGATCAAGAAAAAGATTTCACCCACTGCCAATCAAAAAAAATTTTGTCCGTGTACAGCAATTCATCAACCATTTTTTCCGATCACAGCTTCATATTCATAACCCAACATGACTTTCTCAGGTGGGAAAACTTGTTCTGTGGACTTAGCAGTGTCGTGATTATCAATGAATGTCACTGCAATTTCCGGCATTATTCCGATCAAACCCGGAGGTTTCCCGTTTGAATCTTTCAACAGCGACAGCTCCCCTTGCAGTACTGCTCCACGCAACACTCCCCTCGTCGTGAAATCAAATGCCTTGACAACCCCACCTGCTGCCGTGACCCAGACTTGTTCTTTCCCGACCGCATCCCACTGCCCATAAACAATAACAGAGGTGGGCGACGCCTCTTAAATTTGGGAAATTTTTGCGAAGAAATCTCAGCAAAATTTTCCCAATTACAAGTCGACAATGTGTAATTGAACCTTCTAACCTTTTTCTGAAGAAAAACTACACAAGGTAGTTGACGCTTGAGGTGGAGATGGATGAAATCCGAGTTCCGTATTAGGGAGAGCCAAGATTTAGAGACGCACTCGCACCGTTTAAGAGATTTGGCATCGAGTCTTGAAAGAATGTCCCCAAGTAAATCCCAAGGGATATTGTGAATCGCTCCTTTTTCTTCTTCGTTTTCTGGTTTTTCCTCCATTGGGAGCTGAAATTGAGGATCAGAGACAGAGGGtgacattttattttaaaaacacacaaattatactttttctttttttggatTTAAagaaacttgactaatgagtcacttgACTCCATTTTCCTCTTTGGTCTTGCTTCTCGGCTGTTCTGTGGTTTATGACTATGTCTGATATGCTTTCTATTCCTTTGTCTCTAAAAgctcttaaaaaaataattaaacatgtaaccagtttcaaaaaaatataaacatgaaaAATTGATAAGTACTTTACATTTATAAAACCACTTATATGTATTTAACTTTGTATGGTtgaaatatacatataaaaaaaaaaaacaattcattCACTAAGGAAACCAGTTACAAACTCATTAAGCAAAATATTCCACTGTTATCTGCAAAGTAACCAGGTACAAATGTAACCAGGTACACATGTAACCATGTACACATGTAACcaggtacaaaaaaaaaaataaaacagtttaacaaaaaaaaaacacaacaataacaataaaacaaacacaaaacagaATTGAACATTATGCAAATTAACTACAAATCTACAAGAAACCAgatacacaaccataaaaaaataaaacaaacagaaTCCATATGTAACCAGGTACACATGTAACCAGgtacaaaaaaaaaacagtttaacaaaaaaaaaaacacaacaataacaataaaacaaacacaaaacagaATTGAACATTATGCAAATTAACTACAAATCTACAAGAAACCAgatacacaaccataaaaaaataaaacaaacagaaTCCACCGAATGTGAAACACAATAACAGAAACATAAACAGAtgaacaattttttattattatacttaaaaaaaataaacacataCCACAACATGTTTAGTCTCATGAGAATCATCTCCAGCATCCTTACTACCAGATGCACACGAATCCTTCGTCTGTTTATGGGTTTGATGGGCTAGACCTTTATAGTGTGCAACCAAGTTCGAGCTCGGAGATGACAATTTTGAGAACCCTTTTGGAAGAGTGGCGAGCTGCCATAGATTCTGAGACAAGAAACAAGAGCCAGTCCAAGTTGCTATTGGTCATAGTGAGTCATATCATTTCGAGTTTTAACTCAGTGAGTTACCCGATTGACGCTATGAAGAAGAACTTGGATTGGGTGCATCTTAAGTCGTACAACTACTATACGCCAACTACATCAAATGTCTCTTACCCTCATGCTGCTTTATATGATCCGTTgaacaaaattattaataccaaTAGTGGAATTCACGAGTGGTTGAACAGAGGATTTCCTGCCAGCAAACTGGTCTTGGGATTGCCTTACCTTGGTTACGCATGGACCCTTGCGAACCCAAACAACAATCCAGTTGGGGCTCGATCAACAGGTCCAGGAATCACCTTAGACGAGTCTCTGTTCTATAACTTTGTAAAGTGGTACATAGAAAGTAATGGGTATGGTGTACAGTCTGTGTACAATGATACTTATGTGGTCAACTTTTGCAAACTAAGGCAAAACTCGATTAACTTTGACGATGTTGAGGCTATCAAGGCTAAAGTTTCATATGCAAAGAAGATGAATCTTATGGGCTATTTTGTGTTCCATATAGGAAACGACAACAATTGGGTTCTCTCTAAAGCAGGTAGGTGAATTCGACTTTGATCTTCTAGTCCATTTTTACCTTTGTAGGCCATCTAATAAGAATGGTGTTGTAACTATTGAATTAGCATTGTttaccaaaataataaaaataaaaataataataataaaaaagacaAAAATTCCCTCACAAAAATGTCCATATAGAATAAATAAACTTATACAAAAAAATATGGGATACAGAAGccatattttgataaatatgggaaaacaaaacccataaaaaaggaaaacaacaaaaaaaaccataaaaaatgcacacaaaaaaaaaagccatatataTCAAATTTTGTTGAATTTTCCCATATTTCATGTAAATTCCTCTTAGAAAAATTATAGGAAATGGCCCAAAATAAAGtcatcaagaagctaatgtcctcatttttaaaattatagataaatgaccattttatattgttgattacctaaattgcccttttgtataatttatttatttatttaagactGTATGattttaatatagtggtatatgtatattagttttgtttaattagtttttattttaaagttatattgattttttaagttttttataggttgttggtatattatttttcaattagtgtatatgttttttgtggtatggtatataatttttttttgtgatatttaatttctattttattatatatagtagtagtatataattttgtatcatggtatatacattttaatggtagtatataactttgttagcatagtatatacattttttagtaataattttgtaagttttgatggtatattatttttcaactcagtatatatattttgtggtatggtatatcattcaacaacccataaaaaacgaaaaaaaatcaaaataactttaaaataaaaactaattaaacaaaactaatatacatataccacaatattaaaatatttagaataaaatagtaatttgttaaagggtgtatttggtaatatgtgatattaaatagatgattagcctattttactacaaaattaaaaatatgggcatttacttactttcacttAACATTAAGGGTCATTTTGCACCATGCCCCAAACACTTTATAAGATGGTTGAGCTTCTAATGTATAGTAACTTTTCACTCTAAAAATCGAAGCTAGTTGAATTAATTACATCATTCAAtatgatttgaattttatttacaaaaatcacatataaataattatttacacATATACCGTAATCTATACAttaaaacatgttttttttttctctttcttcaaATATATACATTTctattttctctctcttctccaaaacttaaaaataaaattacaatcaCACCGCTAGTCGGTTGAGCTCAAAAGTGGTATCATCGCGACCTACTCTTCaaggtgatcattttgatatgtagGAAGCATATGTTTTTTGGCTGTCGCCGGAGAAGATAACCAGAATAAAAAGcaacattttagtttcttttttatagTGTGTTGACCAAAAAGTAACTAAATTATAAActtgatcaaaatttaatatactaaaatttctattcttattttacatttaaaaaataatatattgtattctaaacaacttaaatttatttaaaaatgttccaagtaacttttttaaaatagattctttagaatattgtttggtaacttttaaatataatatgaaaaaattactgtatagtatactaaaagtaacttttaataataagctatatagtgatttgttatattttattgtaacttATTAGTTTCTAAAAAATGATAAATCGGCAACGTAAAAGTATCTTAAGTAATAAGACAACATAACATAACTTCAAAATGTCTATTCAGTGTCTTAAGAttaaaaagtttcaaaaaaataagttttggaagtaaccaaaatatatataaaataatatgctataacaataaaaaaaattcatgaaaaaagtaactaattggtaacttattaacattaaaagtaaccaaaatgttattttttttaaacccaGAAAAATGAGAAAACTGAGATTTCAAGAAAGTTTCAAATTCAGATATATTACTTTTAGAatctaatatttttttatgacgtgacaatgtatttttataaataaaattttataagtaatttttgtaattattttatattatagatATATAATGGTAAAGATCTAAAGCTAGTTTCAATGACTTCTTTTGAAAAAACAAAGTGCAGAAAAAACAGACTCTATATTAGTATTAATATCATATTTAACGCAAGTAATGAGTTACCTAGAAAGTAAACAAATATAATAAACCGTGACTTAACTAGGGAAAAAAAACGCAAACATAGGAAAGAACAATTTAAATATGAAAAGCAATGGCATATGTAATGGTAACCCAtcacttaaaaaaaactatatatatcaCAGAAAAActtttgaagaagaagaataaattaCCACCATCGAGGTTGAGAGAGTTGGCGTCGTTGTCGGCGACTTAAGGAAGCTGAGTCTTGGGTGATTAGAGATGATGATTTTGTAATTGTAAGTGGGATAACATTTTTTTAATGAGGTTGGGATATGTATGAGAATATGAAATTATGTCTAGTTATATTATGTAGAAGTTTCTCATTTTCTATATTTTATAAccaatatatttttgtataaaatttaTGTAAAAttctcatataaaaaaaaaaacctacttCTAAAGCATTGAAAGTACCTTTGATGACAAGGCCGAAGCAAAGCCCAAGTCACACCAATACATACTTTATTGGATATAACTAAAAGATGTACTAAAAGATGAGAAtacaaaaaaatacataaaagggAATACTTTCGAGTTTTGATTTGTGAGAAGCAAACATGCATTGGCAAAAAGTAATCAAACTATAAATATAGACTAAAGGAGTAAACCTCCATGATTAACGCAAACATATGACAGCATAAATACATTTTCAGTTAAAGAAATAAAGGCATATCAAAGGCGATGCTTTGATAGTAATTTTCAACCACCAAGTGAGTGGAAGGTTGAATATGTTCACCAAAGAATCTAATAAAATTTGGGCAAAATCTATCACTTGACAGAACTCTTTctacatataaataaatacaaataggTATATACAAATAAGTGTGTAAATGGTCCCCCCACAAACACCATTTTTGATatgtttaattttgattttttttgcttTATTTCATTTCAAACTTTATCTCAGCGGCCGTTCAAGTCCTTTTTAGATGGAGAATGGTGTCACATCATAATCAAAAGCATATCTTATCGTTAAAGTCTCAAAATCTTTTAATGGGCATTAACATGAAAGAAGCATTTGCTTCACTTTTAATGGCTATTCATTTATTCACTCATTCTGCTTTTGAGCCAATCCCATCTTCTCGCATAGACATATAGTGCATTCAAATTAACAAAAACGGTTATAGGGCAATTTTACCCATTTGGATTGGCTCATCAAAGGGCACCaggcaccaccaccaccactaatATATTCATTTTGGTCAAACCAAGTATCCAATTGAACCATATGCGATGGGTTCAACTTCAATTGTTTTTAAACTAAAAGATAAAACAACCCTTTTGCATTCTTTAAATTTAATGTGCATTTTTCACGTAATAAGTGATATAATAGCACCGTAGTTTTCATTGCATGACAAATTGACAACTATGTTTTTTTGTGGAAGTTATATTTTAGTAATATTTCTAGTGGCTTCTAATTATTATTAGAGAAGTGATTTGGTTTCTGGGATTTTAGATTGTGATccccaaaaaccatttcttgaaTTGGAAAAAGAAACATTTGCCAGATGTCTATGTTGTTTGGTCGGGTCTAAAAGAAGGGAACTAAATTAGGGCAAAAGATGTACTATTTTCCAAGTGAAGTAGAGACTAAAGAGAAAGTGTATAACAAATTAAGTAAGAAAGCCACTTTACGCAGAAAGTGAGATACACAGGCCTAATGCTAATATTATACTGCATGGTACTCTTTTTCACTAAGATTCTCTTCCATTATTACAAGATATTTATTTACATTATTTTAAACGTCAGATCTTCTAAAAGAACTCAGTTTTACAATTATAAGATTCTCTTCCACCAATATATTTGTCGTTTTTACTTAATATAAATAAGAATTAAGTACCCTGAagtctttcttaaaaaaaaaaagtacccTGAAGTCAGAAATAAGAAATTTATACATTTTAATAAATGGaatactacttttttttttaaatatatatagggCAGTTATTTATGAGCAAACTTAGGGGATGCAAAATATTATTAGTGCAAAGCTAAAAgtatttggaagaaaaaaagtgAAATTAGAATTGcaactttctttttatttttttttattttttttttttgaaaggggATAGAAATATAACTTTCATTATTAGTTTTTTCTATGCTACTCCCAATGCAACTGGGATGCATATTTTCTACCCTAAGACAGCCTCATTGGGGGCTACCCTAATGTAGTATGAACTTCGTCTAAATCAAAAATAAGGTGAGAATGGGGATAATTTTTCATCTTTGAATATTAAATGGAGCGGGGCAGAGGCAAAGATAATATTCTCCGCCCCGAGGGAgtcttgtttaattttttttaggaaaaatacTAATTTGGCATCTGTGTCTTGCCTGAATACTCGATCGATctctatattttgttaaatgatatttcgGACCCCATattttacaaaattgatcaaaatagtatattggacctgattttggtcaaacttattttaaatatgaccaaaatacattcaggttttattaattaattaaataattaaaatatattttataatcaaaaataaattaaattgtttttaaataaaaaataattaaaaaaaactacttTAAACCTAAATCTAACCaaaattaatatgaaattttaattaaaaattaaataaaaccaaTCCTAAaccaaaaataaacacaaacttTAAACTTTTTTTCATTTCCCTACACATTTATCCCCAATTTTTTCCAAAAACTTGTTCATCTATAATTATGAAACATAAAAATCCCAAAATAGAAATAACAAATCCATATTTCATAAACATATAACTAAGAAATTCAAAACATCAAcaaaattcaaaatcaaaatgaCCACATCAACATGTTTGTGAACTCAAGAACGTGACTCAACCTAGAAAACCAAATTCATatttcaaaatcaaaatcaaagtaGGAAATCAAAACCTagatttatcatcatattttaaaatcaaatccaaatttcatatcccatttcaaaaataaaaatcaaaactCAAATCCTTTGTTTGTTCTTCTTCCTTAAACATCAAACCATATGTATTACAAAAAATTCATACAACACAACAGAATAGAAAATCTACGAAGAAAGAAAACAACTCACACAACACAAGCCAagcaacatcaataacatatccCTGGAAACATAAACTATTTTCTCCTCCCTGTCGACAAATATGTGATTGTCATTGTCATTAACCACACAAAGATCGTATACAGGCTCTGCATCTTTGACGCAACTAGTTGCGAAGCTCCATCTCCGACCGTGAAGCTACCCAGATCCACCCTTTCCCAGTCATGAAGCTCAGATTTCCCCCCATCACGAAGATCCAAGATCCCTCTGAAAAGATACAAGCTAGTGGAGAAAAACCCCATCACCATCGACTAACAAAAATCCAGAAATCCCCCATGCCCGACCTCGCCAACTCTGTCGACGCTCCAAATCTGCAAGCCAACTTTCCATTTGTTAGCCCCTTCAAGCGAGTTCTCGATGCTCTAGATCTACAAGCTAGCAGGTCTATCAAAGACCCCAAATCTCCCCCACCAGTTCACGATCCCAAATCTCCCCGCTATCTCACGAGCATAGATTTGTAtagttgaagaagaagaagaagaagaagaagaggatgaggaggaggaggaaatcGAGTTGTGCAATTTGATTATTAATTTTcccttttttgtttt contains the following coding sequences:
- the LOC133789578 gene encoding class V chitinase-like, with protein sequence MHTNPSSVYGFDGLDLYSVQPSSSSEMTILRTLLEEWRAAIDSETRNKSQSKLLLVIVSHIISSFNSVSYPIDAMKKNLDWVHLKSYNYYTPTTSNVSYPHAALYDPLNKIINTNSGIHEWLNRGFPASKLVLGLPYLGYAWTLANPNNNPVGARSTGPGITLDESLFYNFVKWYIESNGYGVQSVYNDTYVVNFCKLRQNSINFDDVEAIKAKVSYAKKMNLMGYFVFHIGNDNNWVLSKAGR